A stretch of the Drosophila sulfurigaster albostrigata strain 15112-1811.04 chromosome 2L, ASM2355843v2, whole genome shotgun sequence genome encodes the following:
- the LOC133850867 gene encoding cytosolic Fe-S cluster assembly factor Nubp1 homolog encodes MEAPPPEHCPGVESEQAGRVSACAGCPNQSICSDPNKKLEDPGKALVAAAMKDVKHKLLILSGKGGVGKSTVTTLLTRYLARSCPDNNFGVLDIDICGPSQPRLLGALGENVHQSGSGWSPVGIDDNVCLMSIGFLLGSVDDAIIWRGPKKNGMIRQFLSEVDWGNLDLLLLDTPPGTSDEHLSVVSYLRDDDAPESLSAIIVTTPQEVALLDVRKEINFCKKQRIPILGVVENMASFRCGHCGNSSDIFPAKTGGAAAMCAEMEVPLLGSLPLDPMVTRACDSGEDITAMRNETTEALANICSKIMSSF; translated from the coding sequence atgGAAGCGCCACCACCAGAGCACTGTCCCGGTGTGGAGAGCGAACAGGCCGGTCGGGTCAGCGCCTGCGCTGGCTGCCCCAACCAGAGTATATGCAGTGATCCGAACAAGAAACTCGAGGATCCAGGCAAAGCTTTGGTTGCAGCCGCCATGAAGGATGTAAAGCACAAGCTGCTGATACTGTCCGGCAAGGGAGGTGTAGGCAAGAGCACAGTGACCACGCTGTTGACACGCTACCTGGCCCGTAGTTGTCCAGACAACAATTTCGGTGTGCTGGACATTGATATTTGTGGACCATCGCAACCACGTCTGCTGGGCGCGCTAGGCGAAAATGTACATCAATCGGGCTCCGGTTGGTCGCCGGTGGGTATCGATGACAACGTCTGCCTTATGTCCATTGGCTTTCTGCTTGGCTCTGTGGACGATGCCATCATTTGGCGTGGTCCCAAAAAGAATGGCATGATTCGTCAATTCCTGAGTGAGGTGGACTGGGGTAACTTGGATCTGCTGCTCCTGGACACTCCCCCAGGTACATCGGATGAGCATTTGTCCGTGGTCAGCTATCTACGAGATGATGATGCTCCGGAATCGCTGAGTGCCATCATTGTAACGACGCCACAAGAGGTTGCATTGCTGGATGTGCGCAAAGAGATAAATTTCTGCAAGAAGCAACGTATTCCCATTCTGGGTGTGGTCGAGAATATGGCTAGCTTTCGCTGTGGCCACTGTGGCAACAGCTCCGACATCTTTCCGGCTAAAACTGGAGGCGCTGCAGCGATGTGCGCTGAGATGGAGGTGCCACTTCTGGGCTCATTGCCTCTAGATCCAATGGTGACGCGAGCTTGCGACTCAGGCGAGGATATCACGGCCATGCGTAATGAGACGACGGAGGCATTGGCTAACATTTGCAGTAAAATCATGTCTAGCTTTTag